DNA sequence from the Molothrus aeneus isolate 106 chromosome 24, BPBGC_Maene_1.0, whole genome shotgun sequence genome:
AAGTGGGTTTTAAAGGTTGGATTTTTGCCCTGGTTTGTAGTGGGATGCGTTACTGCTCCGTGCCACCACCTGGTGCATTTTGTGTTGCCTCCACTTCCTGTCACTGGTGTCAGaggtggtttggggttgggatgtGGCATCCTGCCCATTTGGGGACAGTCCCCACCTGCGTCATCAGTGCTCAGGATCTGAGCAGGATCTGTTCCTGCTTTCAGGAGCTGAACAGATGGAGCATTACCCAACACACAAAGCAGCTAAAGCCCCACTCTTCTGATTGCAGAATGTGACACAAACcgtagaagaagaaaaacctgagcCTCCAACCGTCCAGGAGATCAAACAGAAGATTGAAAAGTACAATGCAAAGGTCACCAACTGCCTGCTGATGAAACTGGTATGTGCTGGGCTGGTTtcccctcacacacacagactggGGCTGGTTCCTGTGGGCCCTGAATGGGGCCAGCCTGTGGGgaaggtggcactggggtgaggGTGGCTGGcaagctgcttttcctcctgctgggcTTCCCAGTGTCACTGACACTCCAGGTGACAGCTCCCAGTAGAGCGTGAGACTCTTGATCTCAGGGTCGTGGGTTTGTGCCCCACGTTGGGCGCCAATAAATTGGAATTAAATACCAATATTGCCtgatggaacgtgcctgggctcacctggcccttgctgcttgaccaagggtggcagctgtggtggtttcacctcagagacacctttggctggctggatgtgtggtggtttcacctcagagacacctttggctggctggatgctgcagctgggcacttgggacaagtccaggcgtacaggagctcaggtttacctctgcTGGAGAGGCTTCAAGGCgaggtgaaggaaaaggagtcggttctgatggagggcttggatccagagctttattctggcccacaggcctctggatccagcaacagctccaacagaaccaccgAACCGAACCCCGTGGTTGCTGTTCCTTTTaaccccagggagagggggagggaaggggcagggatcccaccaaccaggtaaggggggggaagtctcaggggacaaatgacacctggatggcccaatgtccccagggctgagaggcagcTTTTGAACTTCGCCAATCACACCTTCCCTGCCTCCACCCCTTCTGGCTGGCACTGATCTCTGGCAAGGAGCTGCCACAAAGCCTTGTCCCAGATGGGTGAGCCCCAGTGGGGATGAGTCATGGAGGAACCGGGGCTGTGAGCTGTTGGAAGTGGCTTTAGGAACACAAAACCTTTCTAGAGAgaggagctctgccctcagcactgccaggcttcCTGGGTGCACTGTGCAGAACCAGGCTCTTCCCCTGATTCCTGCATTTTTGTGGAGCTGAGGGTGGGATAAGAGACCTGTGGTGGGATCAGGGATGATCTGTAACATGGAGATGTGAGAATCTCTTAAATGGGGAATAAAACATAAGGAATAAGTTTGGGACATCCTGCTGAACCAGGGGTTTCAAATCCATATTAAGTGCAACTACAAATTCCATGCAATGGAATTTCCATAACTGCCTCGTAGCAGGGCTGGTTTGAAATCAAACAAGATCCCACAGGCGAGAGAGGAAGGGATGAGTCACTACCAAGAGAAAATCAGCAGTGACTGGCCTGAAATTACTGGGTACTTTTGACATGATTAATGAGAAACGCTGGAACTCCCGGAgcgggggcagctcctgctgtcaccCCACACTTGTTGTGgtgggaaaggggctggagaagCTTCCTGGAGCCTGATCCTTGTGTGCTTTGTCCCCAGAACGATGATGGGACCTACACAGGGTTCATCAAGGTGCACCTGAAGCTGCGGCGGCCGGTGACGGTGCCGGCCGGGATCCGGCCCCAGTCCATCTACGATGCCCTCAAGGAGGTGAACCTGGCTGAGATGACAGACAAGAGGACCTCCTTCTACCTGCCCCTGGATGCCATCAAGCAGCTGCACATCAGCAGCACCACCACGGTGAGCGAGGTGATCCAGGGGCTGCTGAAGAAGTTCATGGTGGTGGATAACCCCCAGAAGTTTGCACTTTTCAAGGAGATGAGGAAAGATGGGCAAGGTGAGTTCAgggcctggcagctctgcctggggttGGTGTGCTCTAGGACTCACTGGGGTCTCAGGCAGGAAAAGCCTAAATCCAGGTGAATCAATGGCCAGACCTCCACAGGTGCTTAGGGTAACAGGGAATTGATTTCAGAAAGGGTGAAACCACCTGAGACCTTACAGGGATCGTTGTGAATCTGAGACTCCGCCCTGCGATCCTGAGCATCCTTTTCCATGCTCCAGCTGATCCCCTGAGcttccctctgccctggcagccctgatCTCACTGGGGGTGTCTGCTGTCCTTGCAGTGCTCTTCCAGAAGCTTCCTCTCACCGAGTACCCCCTGTACCTGCGGCTGCTGGCGGGCCCTGACACCGACGCGCTGAGCTTTGTGCTGAAGGAAAACGAAACGGGGGAAGTTGAGGTACACTGGTgacttttccttgttttcacaCAAATATGGAGcacatggcagagctgggagatgtGTGACAGAGGCAGCACAAAAAGGGCTGTTTCCCTCTTAGAGGTCTTTTATTGCTCCTGAATGATCTgggttttttaaacactttaaaCTTGAGTCTTTTATTGCTCCTGAATGATCTGGGTTTTTAAAACACTTCAAACTTGAGCTGTGGAAATGCTGAGGCCAGTTTTGATGGCCACTCCATAATCTGTTTATGGAACGAACGCGgcagtgcagccccagggtTAATCCTCTCTTAGATTAGCTGAGCACTGTTATAAGTAATCCACTAATTTAAGTAAAAGCCAGGGACACTCAGGTAATAAATTCACAGCCAGTTTTGGGTTGAAATCTTGCTCTCCACCACAGTGAAGCAaatgctgggagctgctgcatccTGCAGGATTCTGCTTCTCATTTGGGGTGGGAGGATTGGGATGGTCCTTCATGCTGTAGCCCTTTATCCCATCCCTCTCACCACTCGAGGTGAAATCCCTGGAGATCAGAcacatttaaatgtattttatggCTCCTGCTCACAGATTCAGAGGTAAGAACTCACAAAGCCCAGCAGGTGTGTGCTCACTTTGCCTCTCTGCCGGTTTTGCAGTGGGACGCCTTCTCCATCCCGGAGCTGCAGAACTTCCTGATGATCCTGGACAAAGAGGAGAAGGACAAAATCCAGCAAGTGCACAAGAAGTATGAGAGGTTCAAACAGAGACTGCAACAGACCCTGAAAGAGGCCAGAGGCAAACCTGGATAACCTTCAGGAGGCACTGGGCATCAGACTAAGATAGAGactgtttttaatgaaaagactTCTCAGGACACCTTAGTAGTCATTCTCCCTCTTCAACCTTCCGTAAGGACTGGCTCCCAGCACCCCTAAAATGATCCTAttgcattttcttcttctgaaacCTCTTCTCCCAGGACCAGAGCCAGTCCAAGAACGGGAAGCCTGTTTATAAAACAGCTTcaacaaagcaaacacagctgctgGTTGGATTTCCAGCCGTGCCATCCGCTGGAGAGGCTGCGTGGAAAATCCTCAGTGTGACACCCAACAGGACCCCTGTGCTGGCTGAAGTttggagcagggcagctcttgctgttcctgctcctcccagcgAGCTGCTTGTTCCTGTTTGGAGGTGCTGTGGCCCACAGTGCCCTCATGGCCCAGTTCTGGTTTCGTAAGGAGAGCACAGGAAAAGGGGAGGAGGTTGTTGCACCAAACCACGTGAGTGTTGCAGCTCTAGCCAAGCCCTGGACTTGTTCAGGCCTAAGGCAGCCAGGGAAATGCCAGGTTAGGACACCAAGGCAGCTGCAACACCCCAACAGTCTGTTAGTAAATATTATTGCAACTTGGTAATAGTAATTCCCAGGAAAGTCATTCATTTTGATTCTCTTTGACTTCTAATTTTGGAAAGAGCTGAATTACAGTAACTGTCCCTGATGCTTAGCCAAGTTAGCCAGGGTTTCACCAGTTCTCTACTCTGTAGGAATTGGGACCTATGTTCCCGGAAATTCTGTTTGAAAAGTGTAAAGGTGATGGTTGGGGCACAGGctgagggttcagtgttgaagGTTTAGCAATATGTGTCCATCAGAGGAACCCAGGAAAGCTCAAAACCCCTTCACAAATCAGATTTTGAGCTGTGAGCGTGCCTGGCCCCGAGGGAGAGGAGCCCCATCCAGGGCTGGGGTGTGGAGGTGGCACCAAGGAAGGGAATTACTGTCCTTGGATGCTTTCTGCTCAGCTCACCTgagcttcctcctgctcctgctgtcccagccctgctgtccctgtgccctgttctCCCTCCCCACTCTCAACTGGTGCTGTCCTGCATGTCCAGGAGGCTTCCCAGGATTTGCTCTCTCCGTGGAGCCAGGAGAGGACAGCAAGTCTCTCTCTGCCTGTCTCAGGGCTGCCACCACGCCATGCTGAGCATCCCTCAGCAAAGTCCTCGAGCTGCAGGCTGggtccctgccctccctcctgctgctgaggccGTGCAGGGGTCACTGCTGGGCTGCAATGATCCTGGGGGAGAGGATGGGCCCCATGTTTACCCTCAGTGCTCCATACCGAGCACgctgcacacagccagggccagccctcCCTCTTGTTCAcagcccagggaacagggaatgtCAGTGCTGGATTGGGATGGAGCGGGGACGGGGTTGGTGTGGGCTCATGGAGCtcactgtggctgctgggatCCCTCCTGCACCCCGTGGGAGGGGAGGCAGCCGGTTATTGGGGAATAGGGAGGAGTTCAAATTTACCtcagtgccttttttttcccttaagtgTGAAAACCTTGCATTTGGGCTAAGGAGGAAGCCGTGCAGAGccttgtccctcctgtccccacagcactgATGTGACAAGGCCCTCGTGTCTGGGGAGGGATGAGgaactgctttgtttctttctggaAGGTGATTgcttgggattattttttttttttccagattttgaGTATGTTTGTTTCTAAACCTTATGAGAGTAACTGCATTACTTGGTGTGAAAGCCACTTTCTGCCGAGCTCAGTTGCAGCTCCTGTTGTGGTCAGCAGTGAGGGTTTGCTCGCAGGGCTCTGGTGCAGAGGAGCCTCCAGCTGTACTGTACTCTACACCCAACGACCTTTAATAACGCCTGCcgtgctctggggctgtttgTCCAGCCATAGGCAGACTTAGCACTTCACTGTTCACTTGTGGAGTCATTGAAATGCCGTTTATCTGGTGCTTTGAGCCTTGAGAGCACCGTATAAATACTTCAGTTCCACCGTGGGGAAGAGCGCTGTAGAAACTGCCGGTGGCTCTCAGAGCGAAGAGCCACACGCTTGGTTTgaaatcccttttctttctgGCTGAAAGTTGTGCAGGTTTAtttctagttttatttttatgttggtgtcccctgtcccttcctGGCCCCAGCATGTCTTTGACAGTTTGTAGAAGGCATGGCTTCGTATGCAATCACTGTGGATGCTGCTGAAAACCTCCTGCACCAGCAGGGCTcgttcttttgggttttttggttttttttcaatatgaGGGGCATTTGAGGAATTGGTAGGTGTGGAAACTCAAATTCTCAAGGGTCAGTTGAGCTGGTTTTAGGAGTATTTGCCCCTTCTTTAAGCGCAGATCCTGTTGGCAGTGCCTTTGGTTAGCAATTGTCTCGCCTACATCGTGTGAGTTTATTTTCCATGGCTACTGTAAAACCTGTAAAATAATGTGTATAGGATGGAATAGTAGAGCTTCTATGGCAAagtgaaatgcatttttgcaatgctgtaatttatttttactactCCCTAGTGATTCTATGGCATTTTTACAAAATGTCTCACTCTCAACTTTTTTTGAAGGTTCTGGAACTATTTGTTCATATGCAGACAGTGTAAGAGAAATGAGAATAAAGCTGTCAGTAATAAAAGAAATCTCTTGAACTTCTTTTTCTGGTACCCTCCTATGGAACGTCAGTGGATTTAGCCTAAAGGGAAATACAGGAATCCTTCCTAGAAGTGAATTTAAATTTCCTAACTTACTGTTAAAGAGCTAAAGAATATTCACACTTGTAAGACCTGACCAAAGTGTTCCATTAATTTAAGCTTTTAGCTGGGGCTGACAGAACTGTTACCTGTGATAAATTACAGCTCATGTCATACATTtagatgtatttttatatataaaaataatataaactaCAGAAGTCCAGCTAATGCAGTTAATTCTCAATGCTGAAATGTCTGAATTCAATACgtggaaatttttaaaaagtttaaaaagataaaatctaAGCCAGAGGGGTTTTACTCAGTGGCAGAACACACTGCACTGTCCCAGGATTGTGTTGGAATGtatttttctcatatttcaGAGGAGATTTATTCCACATCCTTGATCAAAGATGCAAAGCTAGAATGTTAAACCACCCAAAAACCACTGTAGCATCCAGTGCTTCAGTAtcaatttccattaaaaaaattcacaagAGAATAATGCCAAGGGGTTTAttgagctttttatttttatgaaaaaggAACACCTGCagtactattattattattattagggTGAATTCCAGACCTTGTAAACATCCAGGACTCATTGTGGAATGAGCAGGGCCTGTGCATGATCCTTGATTTGCTGGCAGCAAACCCTTctataaataatgaaaatactgagagctgagcaatccTTAGAGTCGATTTTCCTCCTACTTCTTGCGGCCAAGCTTTGGAGCCTTGTCCAGGCCCTGGATGTATTTCCGAGGTAGCTGATATTCTTCTGCAACACAACCAAGAGCTCACTTCAGCTAAGGAAGACCTAAAGAATTGAAACATCTCAGTTTTGCTGCAACCAGCCCAGTTCCAGAACCTTCTTACCAAGCAGCATCTTGGCTAGATGATGGATTTGGTTGCCTTGGATCTGGACCTGGACTCTGTCCTTTGTTCCTGGTGCTGGGCTGATGGTGGCACTGGCTTGGACCTTTTGTTGGAGAGTGTTGGCCACACATTGTGGGTCCAGACCATACAGCTCAAGGTTCTTGATAATTGTCACCTGTGGGGTTAAATGATGATTGGAAACATCACTGCTGGAGGGTTAAATAATAATTAGAAGCATCACTACTGAAGGGTTAATAATAATTAGAAGCATCACTACTGAAGGGTTAATAATAATTAGAAGCATCACTGCTGAAGGGTTAAATAATAATTAGAAGCATAACTGCTGAAGGGTTAAATATTAATTGGAAGCATCACTGCTGAAGGGTTAAATATTAATTGGAAGCATCACTGCTGAAGGGTTAATAATGATTGGAAGCATCACTGCTGAAGTGTTAAATAATAATTAGAAGCATCACTACTGAAGGGTTAAATAATAATTAGAAGCATCACTGCTGAAGGGTTAAATATTAATTAGAAGCATCACTGCTGAAGGGTTAAATAATAATTGGAAACATCACTGCTGAAGATTGGAAACATCAGTGCCAAAGAGTTAATAATGACTGGAAACATCACTGCTGAAGGGTTAAAAAATTATTGGACTCATCACTGCTGAAGGGTTAAAAAGTGATTAGAAACATCACTGCTGAAGGGTTAAATGACAATTGGACTCATCACTGCTGAAGGGTTAATGATGATTGgaaacagcactgctgtgggtTTAATAATGCTTAGAAACTAGTAAAGACTGGAAATATCACTGATGAAGGTTTAATAATGATTGCCAAAGCTGCCCTCAGGATCTGGGATTTCACCTGCTCAACCCCCTCATTTAATTGTCTTTTTTCACCTTCTTGTTTGATGATCTCTGTGCTATGCTGATGTCAATGGGCTCgatgtttcctttcctcacCACGGGTTCTTGTCCAGAAAATGTCACCTGGTGTAAGGGCTGCAGTCGTTCCAGGCACCTGGACAAAACAATAATCTGTGTCATTCTGGGAAGGGATACTGAGCACAAGCACCTGCTCAAAAGGATGTCCCATTTAAGGTGTGAGATCTCATCTTGCTCCTATTTATCTCCAGGAAATTACAAATCAGGCAGCTCCCACCATGGGGTTTGAGTTGCAGGCAATAAATCTGTGCAGTTCTGGGAAGGGATATTGAGGGAACAATCACCTGCTCAAGAGTTCATCCCATTTAAGGTGTGAGATCTCATCCTGTTCTGATTTATCCAACAGGCAGTCACACAGAATGGCATTCACCTTTACAAagctgcaaaacaaaagcacacagaaggAGCAAACCAGgtcactttttttcctctaatttcAGCCTCTCCTGTAGAAGCAGGGGAGGAAAACTTCCACCTGTACtcactttttgtttgtttcatcaACCAACTCATTACTCTTCACGTAGTTAATGATGATGTTTCTCACCTCACTGCTTGAGAGGATGCTGCCTTTTCTGAGGACAAAGAGAATTTTGAACTCAAAGTATTTGGGTGTTGGGTTCTGGCAGTAAGAGAGAAACAGCAACTACAGTTTTGTTGGTCTCTcccttcatatttttttttttttttgtgcttacCTGTGTCCAGATTCCTGAAAGAGTGGGATCATTTTTGTGGAGACCCCATAGAGTGGAATGATTTCAGGAGCACGGTACACTTGTTCTCTCTCTTCACTCTTGCTGTCTTgggcagcagaggctgaggaaAATCCTTCAGGCACTGCAAATGCTTTAATGCTGCCACAAGAATTGTTTGGTGTGAGTAGAAGGGATGGaaacagagctggaggcagcagattCCACTCCCTTCTTTCAGAGACTCCCAACTCCTTTAAAGGCTGATATTGTTCTACGTACTCTGGGTGTTTCCAGTCCACGTCCACGATGCTCTCCACACCTTTGCTCAGCTCCTTCACTTGTAAGATCCTCTGGTGCTGCATGCATTGCAGGAATTTAGAGAACTGAAGGAAGCAACAATCAGAAATGTGGAGTCAAGTATTTTCAACTCCTGCTCTTGTGTTTTaaactttttctctttctctgttaattattaaaattaattttttaaaaaaccacccAAGCCAACAGAAAAATCTCACCTTCTTATAGCTTGATTTCTTTATGTCCAGTTGTTTTCCAGCAGGGCtataaatggattttttaaaagttctttaGTTATGAGTCACCCTTCATTTCTTCTTAAATCTTGCTACTTATGCTAGAAGTTTCTTAACAGCAGGAATACAAATCACACAGAGGAAGAGCTACACCAAAGAAGCTGATAAATAGAATGTGATGAGTGAAATTAGTGCTGATGATCTtgaggcaggcagcagccactCAGGTGACTAAACCATGGCGAAACCAATGTCAGCCAAGTCAAGTTGGCTCCCAAGTGCAAATCCAGGTCTGGACAATCCTTACATCCAAGTATTTAATATAAGGATTGTATATGATCAGAGTATTTGATGGCAGAAGTGAGCATAACCTTAATTAAGAACTGGATTTCATTTTTTACTCAAAATCTGTTTCCTAAATATCCCACACAATCTTCATGTTTTAAAGACCAAATCCCAGCATGCAAATCCCAATTCCATCTCCTTCCCACGTACCAGCAGGAGACCATGTGGCTGCCTAGAAATGTGCTGGTGAGCAGGGGGAGATCTGACTTCTTTACTCTGCATTttaaagcatggaaaaagcaCTGATTAAACAATGCATCCAtttgctctgcagggagaaaaaaggacaGGTAGGCAGTGAGTTGTCTGTGAGCTTCAGCAAACCAAAGGGGCACGGTTTGGGTTTGCTGGCATCTAAAAATACCTTGTGGGGTCCTGCTGTCCTCAGCCTCCTGCtggtcccctgtgctggcatcCTCAGCTGGTTCTGCAGCTCTGTTCTCATGgagctcctccttccccagcagttGTGCACGAGTGTCTGTGTCCCTCAGGCTCAAATCCCTGATGTCCACGTGCTGCTCTGGCtcaggggagcagctgctgccaggctccttcccctgcagctcctcctggtcTCCAGCACTCTCCATTGCAGCAGGATCTGTCACCAAGGGAGCTAAGGTAGGAGGAGAAGATTTGTCACCATATTCCctacaaaaggaagaaaaagcagaacacagctttccttttgctgctttcaACCACAGGACAGTGAACAGATGTCACCCTGAATAAAGGAACTGGCACCTGCATGGGTCTTTTTCTGCAATCTCTGAACTGTAAAATTTACTTTGAACTCATCTTCCTCCATTAATTCCAAATAAAGTTCCTATCTGAGCTGTACCCAAATAATTCACTAAGTTGGCCTGACAGATTAATCTTAGATTTGGGTTTCAGTAAACACACGAGACCTGTTGTCCATTTTCCCCCAGGCCTGGCAGTTACCCACCAGAGGTGATCCAGGTGAgtgtgcagcacagcaaagccctTCCCTTTCATTCCAGCAGCCAGCATCTCCTCCGTGGACATGGTGGCAACTCCAACTGCCACGGGAGCtctgggaaaagaagggaatGTTGGAGCAGGACAACACAAACACCCAGTGCTACTGCACACAGGCTGTGCTAATGTGTCACactgaatttattttacaaCCTCCCCGCTCTTTACaaattgtgggggtttttttcaaggttttacattttttctggTATGTAAGGTTTTTCAAAGAATCCTGAGCCTGGATGAAGTGAAGGTTGTGCAGTGACACATTCTGGCTTTTAATAAATTACAAGAAGTGCATGCACTGCCAGAAGAGACCAGTAGTGAGAGAAAACCAATGGCTTTAACACTCCCTGACTCAGAACTTCCACACAGACACAAAGACAACTGTACAGAATtcaatattttgttaaaaacatTGGTCCAAAAGAACCAATTTACAAAGCTTCCCACCTCAGTTCAACCATATCCTAACTCAAAaaattaagggtttttttcctgctgtatcTTCCACTGCTGAGGCTCCTCGAAGACAACATTTCCGCCTCGATTTCCTCAAAATTCTTCACTTCGTTTTTAGTTTCTGGACAGGCTGTGGATGGGAGAATGCTCTGTACCTGTTTCCCAGCAGGGTGACAGCACAGAGCGTGCCCCGTGTCACTTGAGGGAGGCCAGAAGGTGGCACCACAACTCCTGGCAGCATCAGGTCTGCGGGAAGAATGAAGCGCATCCATTTCTCAATGAAACGCTCAGGCACcgcctccccctccctccctcccgttACTCAGCAGAACCACGAGCTGGGCACACGCCAGGGAGAACAGGAGTCTCTGTTTCTCCTCCTCAAGCGCCGCTTTTCCCCCGTGGAGGGCAGGATCCAATCCACAAGGCTGCTGGGCACATCCCAAAAAACTGCAGAGGAGCGAAGCTTGCTCAGCCCTGTCAGACCTGAGGGACTGTTTTGAACGAGCTCCCAGCAAAGCTCTTCATTAATGGCATGGAAAGGAACAAGGAGAAGCACCAGGAATATCCCATTTACCCTTCCCAAGGGAAGGTTATCCCAGCAGCTTTTTCCCTGGAGACAGAATTGCCTCAAAGTTTCCactgctgccccatccctcctgAACGTGCCACatcagctgcagccagctggcaATTCTCAGGGAGTTGCCTCCTTGCTGTTTTGGATAGAAACCACACCCCTGCTTCCTTCTGCTTCCCACACCTGGGAGGACCAGCCTGGGATgggagcaaagcagagctttccATGCTGCAGGTGTGGCACGATGTCCTCACCAAAGGatgggaacagcagctgctctccctcactgcagctctctgcagtcTGAGCTCTTCCATGGCTTGGTTTTGCAGACATCTCACATTTTTCTCAGCATTCCTGATTTAATGTGGAGCCTGAAGAAGCCAAGATGCTTCCCCCTGTTCATTGTCACAAGTATTTTTATCAAGTCTACAATGCACTCTGCAGCTGCCACCAGAGCTCcacatggctggggacagaaACCACATCAAGGCCTTAATGTGACCGCATAAGCAGCATTCAATTATGCAAATTAGCAGGGCAGACAGCGGGTATTTGAATTTATGGAAGAGCTATCCCAAAAGATGCTGCTTTTAGGAACTGAATCTCCTCCAGTGCTCCAGTCTGCAGCACTGGAGAGCCTGGtgcctttcctctcccttctgGACTGGCTCTACCTCTCCCCCTGCCTTTGTGGCCATTGTCTCCCGGCCAGCTCCTTATCTTTGGATCCTGCACAGAGGTAGCCTGGTTGCCAGGGGCGATGAATGTCCCGCAGGCCTCTTTCATCAATGTCCTGCCCCATTAGCAAGTCTTTTTGCCCAGAAACTGGGTCATTCTAAGTCAGCAGCGAGGCTCTCTCAGATGTCTATCACAGCACTTTATTTTCCCCAAGAGCAAACAAAGCAGAGAGACCTGAGTTCCACTTTGGATGCTGTGTCATGGAAAAACACATCCCTCCCTTCGTGAGCACTTCCAGGTAGAGAtcaaggctgcagcagctcaaatttaatctttttctgCTTGAGCAGTTCAGCAATTTGAAGTTTATAATGGGCTGATTCTCCTGAGTCTGAACTGCATCCAAAGCAGGTTCCAGAAAACAGACACCTTTCCTGTTAGTCTTGATCCATGATGAGGTGGTAGAGCCAGTAAGCCAGGAACTCAGCTCCAACCCCACCTGCACAATGCCCAGGCTGCCTGACAGTGATTGCACTGCAGCTTCCAAaccacatttccttcctctccacAGGATGAGCTTGTTCACCTGGGCACTGACAGGAAGCAGGGTGGCAGCAAAGGAGCTTTCAAAAGGGACAGACCAATGGCACAGGGAGTTCTGTGTCCCAGTTCAGGGCTGCTCATCATCCTGAGAAGGAATTTCCAAATCTCAGCCTCCCACACTGAGCAGGTTACTGCTTTAAACACCTTCACCTACTTTCCTTCCTTCACAAACTCTTTTTACAGcgaatttatttcctttctagGACACCACCACTACAAAATTTTTTTGAGTACTCATTCCTTCCATTTGTTTCAGGTACGTTTTTGCCACTGTGAAGGAAAACACCTAAAAAGTCCTGTAGGCAAACTCCTTTTTGCAGTGCAAAGGGACAAAGTTCTGGTGCTCTT
Encoded proteins:
- the RASSF5 gene encoding ras association domain-containing protein 5 isoform X1 codes for the protein MASPAVGPCPRPLPPPVPGSMRRRPPGPAATPARPEGSPGGARAARRLRRRGGAPRLLPDVRSIFGAPGEPPERGRGHRFAPRLPRRGWCDLCGEAVRERALRCDYCRYTCHQECRSLIQLDCRRPGPCQSQLSPESTLRVPPCSQNVTQTVEEEKPEPPTVQEIKQKIEKYNAKVTNCLLMKLNDDGTYTGFIKVHLKLRRPVTVPAGIRPQSIYDALKEVNLAEMTDKRTSFYLPLDAIKQLHISSTTTVSEVIQGLLKKFMVVDNPQKFALFKEMRKDGQVLFQKLPLTEYPLYLRLLAGPDTDALSFVLKENETGEVEWDAFSIPELQNFLMILDKEEKDKIQQVHKKYERFKQRLQQTLKEARGKPG
- the RASSF5 gene encoding ras association domain-containing protein 5 isoform X2, translated to MTMSSGYCSLDEDLEDCFFTAKTSFFRSAHSKVPAKNVTQTVEEEKPEPPTVQEIKQKIEKYNAKVTNCLLMKLNDDGTYTGFIKVHLKLRRPVTVPAGIRPQSIYDALKEVNLAEMTDKRTSFYLPLDAIKQLHISSTTTVSEVIQGLLKKFMVVDNPQKFALFKEMRKDGQVLFQKLPLTEYPLYLRLLAGPDTDALSFVLKENETGEVEWDAFSIPELQNFLMILDKEEKDKIQQVHKKYERFKQRLQQTLKEARGKPG
- the EIF2D gene encoding eukaryotic translation initiation factor 2D; this encodes MFARAFRVRANSSIKGSDRRKLRSDVAAAFPSLSSEQVAELVPNKEELNVIKIYSHKGEAITVYMNHRNPILFEVEKVLYPTVYTLWVYPDLLPAFATWPPVLQKLAGGADLMLPGVVVPPSGLPQVTRGTLCAVTLLGNRAPVAVGVATMSTEEMLAAGMKGKGFAVLHTHLDHLWEYGDKSSPPTLAPLVTDPAAMESAGDQEELQGKEPGSSCSPEPEQHVDIRDLSLRDTDTRAQLLGKEELHENRAAEPAEDASTGDQQEAEDSRTPQEQMDALFNQCFFHALKCRVKKSDLPLLTSTFLGSHMVSCCPAGKQLDIKKSSYKKFSKFLQCMQHQRILQVKELSKGVESIVDVDWKHPDIKAFAVPEGFSSASAAQDSKSEEREQVYRAPEIIPLYGVSTKMIPLFQESGHRKGSILSSSEVRNIIINYVKSNELVDETNKNFVKVNAILCDCLLDKSEQDEISHLKWDELLSRCLERLQPLHQVTFSGQEPVVRKGNIEPIDISIAQRSSNKKVTIIKNLELYGLDPQCVANTLQQKVQASATISPAPGTKDRVQVQIQGNQIHHLAKMLLEEYQLPRKYIQGLDKAPKLGRKK